The Candidatus Denitrolinea symbiosum DNA window TGGAGCGTCGGTTCATGGGCGCGGGAAAGTTTATCATAGAGTATAGTAAAATAAATTCATCAGCACACTATGGACTTCGGAAGTCTCGGAGGCTTCCGAAGTCTGGATAATGGAGAAAATCATGCCTGAAAATTTTGACGTTGTTGTGATCGGCGCGGGGCCTGCGGGCTACGTGGCCGCCATTCGCGCCGCGCAGTTGAAACAGAAAGTCGCCATCGTGGACAAGCAGTGGCTGGGCGGCGTTTGTCTTAATGTCGGTTGTATCCCGTCCAAGTCGCTGTTGAAGAACGCGGAAGTGGCGCACACTTTGCGCGAGCGCGGCAAGGAGTTTGGCTTCTCGTTCGAGAATCTGAAGCTGGATTATGGCGTGGCGGTGAAACGCTCGCGCTCAAATTCGGATCGTTTGACGAGGGGCGTCGGCTTCCTGATGAAGAAGAACGGCATCGCCGTCTTCATGGGCGAAGCGCGTCTTTCCGGACCTTCGGCGGTCACTGTCACCGACAAGGACGGCAAGCGGACGGAGATCGCGGCGAAGAACATCATCGTCGCCACGGGCGCGAGCGCGGCTGTGCCTGGCGCGTGGAAAACGGACGGCGAGAAAGTCGTCACGTATCTCGAAGCGATCGTGCAGGACAAACTGCCCAAGTCGGTCGTCGTCATCGGCTCGGGCGCGATCGGCGTGGAATTTTCCACCGTGTGGAGTTCCTACGGCGTGGACGTGACCATCGTCGAAATGCTGCCGCGTCTCGTCCCGCTGGAGGACGAGGATATCTCGAAGGAACTCGAAAAGGAATTCAAGAAGCGCGGCGTCAAAGCGCTGACGGGTCACAAGGTCGAATCCGTCGAGGCGACGAAGACGGGCGTGAAGGTCAAGGTGAGCGCCGACGGGAAGGAAACGACTCTCGAAGCGGACCAGGCTCTGGTCGCGATCGGCTTCCGTCCCAACTCGAAGGGGCTCGGACTTGAGGAGGTCGGCGTCAAGATCAGCGAGCGCGGCTTTGTGGAAGTCAACGAGAAGATGCAGACGAACGTCCCGAACATCTACGCCATCGGCGACGTGACGGGCAAGTTGATGCTGGCGCACGTCGGCTCGGCGATGGGAATCGTCGCGGCGGAAGTCATCGCGGGCGCGGAGACGGTCACGCTCGATTACGAGATGATGCCGCGCGCCACCT harbors:
- a CDS encoding dihydrolipoyl dehydrogenase, with the translated sequence MPENFDVVVIGAGPAGYVAAIRAAQLKQKVAIVDKQWLGGVCLNVGCIPSKSLLKNAEVAHTLRERGKEFGFSFENLKLDYGVAVKRSRSNSDRLTRGVGFLMKKNGIAVFMGEARLSGPSAVTVTDKDGKRTEIAAKNIIVATGASAAVPGAWKTDGEKVVTYLEAIVQDKLPKSVVVIGSGAIGVEFSTVWSSYGVDVTIVEMLPRLVPLEDEDISKELEKEFKKRGVKALTGHKVESVEATKTGVKVKVSADGKETTLEADQALVAIGFRPNSKGLGLEEVGVKISERGFVEVNEKMQTNVPNIYAIGDVTGKLMLAHVGSAMGIVAAEVIAGAETVTLDYEMMPRATYCQPQIASFGITEAQAKERGYSVKVGRFPFQANGKALGLGDYAGFVKIVMDEKYGEILGAHMIGPEVTELLPELTLAHMMELTPHEIARNVHAHPTISEAIMEAAHGASGQAIHI